A window of the Arenibacter algicola genome harbors these coding sequences:
- a CDS encoding cupin domain-containing protein: MERNWKFVKEKDQMFERAFGRDHHWHYHPEIIKQADSYMVKVVMPEGGGHNFHVHPEMHEILYVLKGTAEQWIEDEMQLLEAGDSVYIGANVAHGTFNAGQGELEFLAILSPPEGWGAGTVDVSENAPYSEYRPRIQ, from the coding sequence ATGGAAAGGAATTGGAAATTCGTCAAGGAAAAAGACCAAATGTTCGAAAGGGCCTTCGGGCGGGACCATCATTGGCATTATCATCCCGAAATTATAAAACAGGCCGACTCCTATATGGTGAAGGTGGTAATGCCTGAGGGCGGGGGACATAATTTTCACGTACATCCGGAAATGCATGAAATTCTTTACGTCCTTAAAGGCACGGCCGAACAATGGATAGAAGATGAAATGCAGCTTTTGGAGGCGGGCGACTCCGTTTACATAGGGGCCAATGTGGCACACGGTACTTTTAATGCCGGACAGGGGGAACTGGAGTTTCTGGCCATCCTGTCCCCTCCTGAAGGATGGGGAGCGGGTACTGTGGATGTTAGTGAAAATGCTCCTTATTCGGAATATCGTCCAAGAATCCAATAA